The following are encoded together in the Adhaeribacter arboris genome:
- a CDS encoding BamA/TamA family outer membrane protein, producing the protein MRRFPLFLLFLFIFQFTAAAQTTVSPANNFAIDSAQNILGCPTDSGQIRISSIQFEGNKITQEKILRAELDLKEGEQLNSADLRKRLAANQLRLYNLQLFHWVRYIALCENGKLNLIFALQERWYVWPVPIFSLADRNFNAWLYHHDWRRIDYGVHLLVRNFRGLNETIRMNVQHGFNRKYELFYIKPAANRSKLGATFGASLYRSHALDYTTQFNQPVTLRQNNEYPIQRMYVSAGLLYRPDVQRQTTLSLAYNWQQISEDAFNLNLSYFLSRQKRQFVEINLVHTRNYRNTFSYPLSGSFFQVAFSQRFYGNKSGNASTSLRLRYSRYLSLTRNLFYSISLEGKSTLSRRLAYADNQVLGFGSVVVRGYQLYVVGGQQFGLFKQGLSRTLLPQREIVLDFIKSPKFNRIPLAIYVNAFTDAGYARDEFYAAENSFANRLLMSAGIGLHLVTYYDKVVTLEYTLTKTGQTGFFITTGIPF; encoded by the coding sequence GTGCGGCGGTTTCCGTTATTTCTGCTTTTCCTTTTTATCTTTCAATTTACGGCTGCCGCGCAAACAACTGTTAGTCCGGCAAATAATTTTGCTATAGATTCGGCACAAAATATCCTGGGTTGCCCCACCGATTCCGGGCAAATACGGATTAGCAGCATTCAATTTGAAGGCAATAAAATTACGCAAGAAAAAATTCTACGAGCTGAGCTCGATTTAAAAGAAGGAGAGCAGCTAAACTCCGCCGATTTACGGAAGCGCTTGGCTGCCAACCAACTCCGGTTGTATAACTTGCAGCTTTTTCATTGGGTACGTTATATTGCCTTATGCGAAAATGGGAAGTTAAATCTTATTTTTGCTTTGCAGGAACGCTGGTATGTTTGGCCAGTCCCTATTTTTTCGCTCGCCGACCGTAATTTTAATGCCTGGCTTTACCACCATGACTGGCGCCGGATTGATTATGGCGTACATCTGCTGGTCAGAAATTTTCGGGGCTTAAACGAAACTATCCGGATGAATGTACAGCATGGGTTTAACCGAAAATACGAATTATTTTACATTAAACCGGCGGCTAACCGTTCTAAATTAGGAGCTACGTTTGGTGCTTCGCTTTATCGCAGCCACGCTCTCGATTATACTACTCAGTTTAACCAACCAGTTACTTTAAGGCAGAATAATGAGTATCCTATCCAAAGAATGTACGTGTCGGCGGGCTTGCTGTACCGACCAGATGTGCAAAGACAAACTACCCTTTCTCTGGCGTATAACTGGCAGCAAATTTCGGAGGATGCTTTTAATTTAAATCTATCTTACTTTTTAAGCAGGCAAAAACGACAGTTTGTAGAAATTAATTTAGTTCATACCCGTAATTACCGGAACACTTTTTCGTATCCACTTTCCGGAAGTTTTTTTCAAGTAGCTTTTTCTCAACGTTTTTACGGTAACAAAAGTGGCAATGCCAGTACATCGTTGCGATTAAGGTACAGCCGGTATCTGTCATTAACCCGAAATCTTTTCTACAGCATTAGCCTGGAAGGAAAAAGCACTCTAAGCCGTCGTTTAGCCTACGCTGATAACCAAGTCTTGGGTTTCGGTTCGGTGGTAGTGCGGGGTTACCAGTTGTATGTAGTAGGTGGCCAGCAGTTTGGCCTGTTTAAGCAAGGCTTATCCCGTACTCTATTGCCACAACGCGAAATTGTACTCGATTTTATTAAAAGTCCAAAGTTTAATCGTATTCCACTGGCAATATATGTAAATGCCTTTACGGATGCCGGCTATGCCCGGGATGAATTTTATGCTGCGGAAAATAGTTTTGCCAATCGTTTGCTAATGTCCGCAGGAATTGGATTACACCTTGTTACGTATTACGATAAAGTTGTTACTTTGGAGTATACTTTAACCAAAACCGGGCAAACAGGATTTTTTATAACAACCGGCATTCCATTTTAG
- a CDS encoding NAD kinase, translating into MKIAILGKPFKEALLPYIQELFHDLAGRQTEIIIVEYFKIYLQNHIQLPPNVNTFRRGDPLLGVEFVLSIGGDGTLLDTITYVGDKQIPILGINTGRLGFLANVPFNQTAQAIDALYKGEYTIDERSLIRAETDQEIFDGINFGLNEFSILKTDTSTMIVVHTYIDGEYLNSYWADGLIVATPTGSTGYSLSCGGPVVLPQTNNFVISPVCPHNLNVRPLVVSDQCVLSFEIEGRSNNFLVSLDSRSKPVDASIKIAVKRERFNARLVKVTGTNFLTTLRTKLNWGFDKRNDL; encoded by the coding sequence ATGAAAATAGCCATTCTCGGGAAGCCTTTTAAGGAAGCGCTGCTGCCGTATATTCAGGAACTTTTCCATGATTTGGCTGGACGCCAAACGGAAATAATAATTGTTGAGTACTTTAAGATTTACTTGCAAAATCATATTCAATTGCCGCCAAATGTAAATACTTTTCGGCGAGGCGATCCGTTACTAGGAGTAGAGTTTGTCCTGAGTATTGGCGGAGACGGCACTTTGTTAGATACTATTACCTATGTAGGAGACAAACAAATACCGATTTTAGGGATTAATACCGGGCGTTTAGGCTTTCTGGCGAACGTACCGTTTAACCAAACAGCTCAGGCCATTGATGCTTTGTATAAAGGGGAATATACGATAGACGAACGGTCTTTAATTCGGGCCGAAACCGATCAGGAAATATTTGACGGTATTAACTTTGGTCTGAATGAGTTCTCTATTTTAAAAACAGATACTTCTACCATGATTGTGGTGCATACCTACATCGATGGCGAATATCTGAACTCGTATTGGGCCGATGGGCTGATAGTGGCAACACCAACGGGTTCAACGGGTTACTCGTTGAGTTGCGGGGGGCCAGTAGTTTTGCCCCAAACCAACAATTTTGTTATTTCGCCCGTATGTCCACATAATTTAAATGTTCGGCCATTAGTCGTATCTGACCAATGTGTTCTGTCGTTTGAAATTGAAGGGCGTAGTAATAATTTTCTGGTTTCGCTCGATTCCCGTTCAAAGCCTGTAGATGCTTCCATTAAAATTGCGGTAAAACGAGAACGTTTTAATGCTCGGTTGGTTAAGGTAACAGGAACAAATTTTCTAACTACCCTCCGTACCAAGTTAAACTGGGGGTTTGATAAACGGAACGATTTATAA
- a CDS encoding DUF6089 family protein, with the protein MKNISATVVIIIGLLSFTVDTAHGQNWLKKRRYRKIGTDIRVSDAYGQPWSKARRYGTIGLNINAMNYLGETAPDANITSLRLLSTRLNFGATYTYKFTPRISARGSLSWGRIYGDDKKSASENEEDNIPRFQRNLNFRNNILELNGVAIFELFENSFPYRRRPNFMPYGFIGIGVFKHNPKAYFDGEGMEAGFYELQPLGTEGQYAEDRESKGYPKPYRLIQLAIPLGIGAKYKIDANLDIGFEICWRKTFTDYIDDISSNYADKGDLTAAKGRTAALLSDRSADSGFTPVLTDNYGYQHISGFGLKGDQRGDISDKDWYITTGIALYYIIPHPIKCPKPR; encoded by the coding sequence ATGAAAAATATTAGCGCCACGGTTGTTATAATTATTGGTTTATTGTCGTTCACGGTTGATACTGCTCATGGTCAGAATTGGCTTAAAAAAAGGCGTTATAGAAAAATTGGTACCGATATTCGGGTTTCCGATGCTTATGGTCAGCCGTGGTCAAAAGCAAGACGTTATGGTACTATTGGGCTGAACATAAATGCCATGAATTACTTGGGTGAAACAGCTCCTGATGCGAATATTACAAGTCTTCGTTTACTCTCTACCCGATTAAATTTTGGTGCCACTTACACTTATAAGTTCACGCCTCGCATTTCGGCCCGGGGTAGCTTGTCGTGGGGGCGTATTTACGGCGATGATAAGAAAAGTGCTTCCGAAAACGAAGAAGATAACATTCCTCGTTTTCAACGTAATTTAAACTTCCGGAACAATATTTTAGAGTTAAATGGTGTCGCTATTTTCGAATTATTCGAGAACAGCTTTCCTTATCGCCGCCGCCCTAATTTTATGCCTTATGGTTTTATAGGCATTGGTGTTTTCAAACATAACCCGAAAGCTTATTTTGATGGGGAAGGCATGGAGGCCGGTTTTTATGAGCTACAACCCTTGGGTACCGAAGGTCAGTACGCCGAGGATCGGGAGAGTAAAGGCTATCCGAAACCCTACCGCTTAATTCAATTAGCTATTCCGTTAGGCATTGGGGCAAAGTATAAAATTGATGCAAACCTGGATATAGGTTTTGAAATTTGCTGGCGTAAAACTTTTACCGATTACATTGATGACATAAGCAGTAATTACGCCGACAAAGGAGATCTGACCGCTGCAAAAGGCCGCACTGCTGCCTTATTGTCGGATAGAAGTGCTGACTCGGGTTTTACCCCGGTATTAACCGATAACTATGGTTACCAACATATTAGCGGCTTTGGTCTGAAAGGAGATCAACGCGGCGACATAAGCGATAAAGACTGGTATATAACTACGGGTATTGCCCTGTATTATATTATTCCGCATCCTATTAAGTGTCCTAAACCCAGATAG
- the porG gene encoding type IX secretion system protein PorG, producing the protein MFKRSVRTTLLIGLWPIRSLFFANELLAQNTSEVGGGIGGLVYKGEVAPNYRFQNNRPGIVLFYKKDISKPVTLKASLMGGMLRAKDEDAKLPVNTFRQADFKTNLVELAAGLEYNFLDYYDQKRRTRWTPYYFISFAAARFNNKVVLANKYTKPAESATVLSIPTGIGFKYALSYNWNLGLEVGARKTLAKNGDRLDYLQTQDYPELPIQELTLTDPYDNDWYFYNGLSISYTFYKLLCPPATKGKAAKH; encoded by the coding sequence ATGTTCAAGCGCAGTGTACGCACTACACTCCTTATTGGCTTATGGCCAATAAGGAGTCTTTTTTTTGCCAATGAGTTACTTGCCCAAAACACCAGTGAAGTTGGCGGTGGTATTGGAGGGTTAGTTTACAAAGGGGAAGTTGCCCCTAATTACCGTTTCCAGAATAATCGTCCGGGTATCGTTTTATTTTACAAAAAAGATATCTCTAAGCCCGTTACTTTAAAAGCCAGCCTGATGGGTGGCATGTTGCGGGCTAAAGACGAAGACGCTAAATTACCCGTAAACACTTTTCGGCAAGCCGACTTTAAGACTAACTTGGTTGAACTAGCAGCGGGCTTAGAATATAACTTTCTGGATTACTATGATCAGAAGCGGCGTACCCGTTGGACACCTTACTACTTTATTAGTTTTGCCGCTGCCCGCTTTAACAATAAAGTAGTATTAGCAAATAAATACACCAAGCCCGCGGAGAGTGCTACCGTACTTTCTATTCCTACGGGCATTGGCTTTAAATATGCTCTTTCCTATAACTGGAATTTAGGTTTGGAAGTAGGGGCACGTAAAACTCTCGCTAAAAATGGAGATCGCCTGGATTACCTACAAACGCAGGACTACCCGGAACTTCCCATCCAGGAGCTCACCCTTACCGATCCTTACGATAATGATTGGTACTTTTATAATGGCCTCAGTATTTCTTATACTTTTTACAAACTCCTTTGCCCACCAGCTACGAAAGGTAAAGCGGCTAAACATTAA
- a CDS encoding isoprenyl transferase yields the protein MNLQEKIDLNNLPKHVAVIMDGNGRWAKQKGGARIFGHQNAISAVRDTVEGSAELGIPYLTLYAFSTENWSRPQYEVNALMELLVSTIRKETATLNKNNIRLQTIGDTDSLPKTCRRELLEAMELTADNTRMTLNVALSYSGRWDLTQAMRQISALVVAGELQPADINEQLISEHVATAGMPDPELLIRTSGEMRISNFLLWQLAYTEIYITNLLWPDFRKQHLYEAILSFQSRERRFGKTSEQLTNKSIT from the coding sequence ATGAATCTTCAGGAAAAAATTGATTTAAACAATTTACCAAAACACGTTGCCGTTATTATGGATGGCAATGGACGATGGGCAAAACAAAAGGGAGGAGCCCGCATATTCGGGCATCAAAATGCTATTTCTGCGGTGCGGGATACAGTAGAAGGATCAGCGGAGTTGGGAATTCCTTATTTAACCCTTTACGCTTTTTCTACCGAGAACTGGTCGAGACCGCAATATGAAGTAAACGCATTAATGGAGTTGCTGGTTTCAACCATCCGGAAGGAAACAGCTACCTTAAATAAAAATAATATTCGGTTACAAACTATCGGGGATACAGATAGCTTGCCTAAAACATGCCGTCGGGAACTGCTGGAAGCAATGGAACTAACCGCCGATAATACCCGCATGACATTAAATGTTGCGCTTAGTTACAGCGGACGTTGGGATTTAACCCAAGCTATGCGGCAGATAAGTGCTTTAGTGGTTGCTGGTGAACTGCAGCCGGCAGATATTAACGAACAGCTTATTTCAGAACATGTGGCTACGGCAGGAATGCCCGATCCGGAATTACTTATTCGAACCAGCGGCGAAATGCGGATTAGTAATTTTTTGCTTTGGCAACTGGCTTATACCGAAATTTATATTACCAACTTACTCTGGCCTGATTTCCGGAAACAACATTTATACGAAGCTATCTTGTCTTTCCAGAGCCGGGAACGCCGCTTTGGTAAAACAAGTGAACAATTAACTAATAAAAGTATTACTTAA
- the bamA gene encoding outer membrane protein assembly factor BamA: MIKYFWLFLFVLLTTVASAQVNIGTQGTGVELDYNNPKEYRIGAVTVSGAKFLDPNTLISITGLRVGDRIKLPGEDLSKAIHKLWDQGILGNVEVSITKIEGDQVFLDFFLTERPRLSRFDFSGVKKGQADALRDKIKLIRGKVVTDALVSTTKNTVRNYFVDKGYMNAKVNVFQKPDSVLPNSVVLNIAVDKGNKVKIEEIAFEGNKAISDKKLRRKMKKTKEKRPYKLFTASKFNRALYETDKTSVIDFYNAQGFRDATIVSDSVYMRPNGKLAIKINVDEGRKYFFRDITWTGNYIYDAKQLGSVLGIKKGDVYNKEELNKRLQYNPNGSDVSSLYMDDGYLFFQIDPVEVLVEGDSIDIEMRVREGAQARIKEVTVAGNTKTSDHVILRELYTIPGQKFSRSDLIRSQREIATLGYFDPEQIGMNPIPNQEDGTVDIKYTVTEKPSDQITLSGGWGGPYGIVGTVGLVLNNFSLKKAGDPRNWRPIPGGDGQRLALNIQANGLRYQSYSLSFTEPWLGGRKRNSFSVGINRTVSRTISNGEEVQGIRINGGSVSLGRRLSWPDNYFSLSHSLSYNQYITKNYPIFGTNYQSGTLNSISFINTLSRSSVDQLTFPRSGSTLSLSLNLTPPYSLFDENRDAMKWIEFNKWMFDASFFTALTRKGKLVLNTRAHFGFLGSYGKNQQVGPVERFKLGGSGLGGGNILVGTEYIGLRGYEDESISPSSQGGVAYNKFVTELRYLVSPNPQATVYVLGFAEAGNNFGSLQQYNPFKLYRSAGVGARIFMAAFGLLGFDYGWGFDRVPAAPNVPNTKPGGMFHFIIGQQIR, from the coding sequence ATGATTAAATATTTCTGGTTGTTTTTGTTTGTTTTATTAACAACCGTTGCATCCGCTCAAGTAAATATAGGAACCCAAGGTACCGGTGTAGAATTGGATTACAATAATCCGAAAGAATACCGTATTGGTGCGGTAACAGTAAGTGGAGCTAAATTCTTGGACCCTAATACTCTTATTTCTATTACCGGTTTACGCGTAGGCGACCGTATAAAGCTCCCCGGTGAGGATTTGAGCAAAGCTATTCATAAACTATGGGATCAAGGTATTTTGGGTAACGTGGAGGTATCTATTACCAAAATCGAGGGCGACCAAGTATTCTTAGATTTCTTTCTGACCGAGCGGCCTCGTTTATCCCGCTTTGATTTCTCAGGTGTTAAAAAAGGGCAGGCGGATGCTTTACGTGATAAAATAAAGTTAATTCGAGGCAAAGTAGTAACCGATGCTTTGGTAAGTACTACCAAAAATACGGTTCGTAATTACTTTGTAGATAAAGGGTATATGAACGCTAAAGTGAATGTGTTTCAAAAACCTGATTCCGTGCTGCCAAATAGTGTTGTATTAAATATTGCGGTGGATAAAGGCAACAAAGTGAAAATAGAAGAAATTGCTTTTGAAGGCAATAAAGCTATTTCAGATAAAAAGCTGCGCCGCAAGATGAAGAAAACCAAAGAGAAACGCCCTTATAAACTCTTTACAGCTTCAAAATTTAATCGTGCCTTGTACGAAACAGATAAAACCAGTGTGATTGATTTCTATAATGCGCAAGGTTTTCGGGATGCCACTATTGTATCCGACTCGGTTTACATGCGGCCAAATGGCAAACTAGCCATTAAGATTAATGTAGACGAAGGCCGTAAATATTTTTTCCGCGATATCACCTGGACGGGTAATTATATTTACGATGCCAAACAATTGGGCAGTGTACTAGGCATTAAAAAAGGCGATGTTTACAATAAAGAAGAATTAAACAAGCGCTTGCAATACAATCCGAATGGCAGCGATGTGTCGTCGCTTTACATGGACGATGGTTATTTGTTCTTCCAGATTGACCCAGTGGAAGTATTGGTAGAAGGCGACTCTATTGATATTGAAATGCGCGTGCGAGAAGGTGCCCAAGCACGAATTAAAGAAGTTACCGTTGCTGGTAATACCAAAACCAGCGATCACGTAATTTTACGCGAATTGTATACCATTCCAGGTCAGAAATTTAGTCGTTCTGATTTGATACGCTCACAACGCGAAATTGCTACGCTCGGGTATTTTGACCCCGAACAAATTGGCATGAACCCGATTCCTAATCAGGAAGATGGTACGGTAGATATTAAGTATACTGTAACGGAAAAGCCGAGCGATCAAATTACTTTATCCGGTGGCTGGGGTGGACCATATGGAATTGTGGGTACGGTAGGTCTAGTATTAAACAATTTCTCCCTTAAAAAAGCCGGTGATCCGCGCAATTGGCGCCCCATACCAGGTGGCGATGGTCAACGATTAGCATTGAATATCCAAGCCAATGGTTTGCGTTATCAATCTTACTCATTATCATTTACCGAGCCGTGGTTAGGTGGCCGTAAGCGGAACTCGTTTAGTGTAGGTATAAACCGGACGGTATCGCGCACCATCAGTAACGGCGAAGAAGTACAAGGTATCCGAATCAATGGTGGTTCTGTTAGCTTAGGCCGTCGTTTAAGCTGGCCCGATAATTACTTCAGTTTATCCCACTCGCTGTCCTATAATCAGTATATAACAAAAAACTATCCTATTTTCGGCACTAATTATCAATCTGGAACATTAAATAGTATTTCGTTTATCAATACTTTATCCCGAAGCAGTGTCGATCAGCTTACTTTTCCGAGAAGTGGTTCAACCCTGAGTTTAAGTTTAAATTTAACTCCACCATATTCACTCTTTGATGAAAATCGGGATGCTATGAAATGGATAGAATTCAATAAATGGATGTTTGATGCTTCGTTCTTTACTGCCTTAACGCGCAAAGGAAAATTAGTATTAAATACCCGGGCTCACTTTGGATTCCTGGGTAGTTACGGAAAAAATCAGCAAGTTGGACCTGTAGAACGCTTTAAGTTAGGTGGTTCCGGTTTAGGCGGTGGTAATATCTTAGTAGGTACGGAGTATATCGGCTTACGTGGGTACGAAGACGAATCCATTAGTCCATCTAGTCAAGGAGGGGTTGCTTACAATAAATTTGTTACCGAATTGCGTTACTTAGTATCGCCTAATCCGCAGGCAACGGTGTATGTGTTAGGATTTGCCGAAGCAGGTAATAATTTTGGTTCGCTTCAGCAGTACAATCCATTTAAGCTTTACCGTTCAGCTGGGGTAGGAGCCCGTATTTTTATGGCCGCTTTTGGTTTGCTAGGCTTTGACTATGGCTGGGGCTTTGATAGAGTGCCTGCTGCTCCTAATGTACCTAACACCAAACCAGGTGGTATGTTCCACTTTATTATAGGTCAGCAAATTAGATAA
- a CDS encoding OmpH family outer membrane protein — MKKYLFIVILLLLLTKASYAQKFGYVDSEFILSKMPAYNSAQKEIDKLSANWQKDIEGMYQNIDKMYKAYQAEEVLLTEEMKKKRQNEIVEKEKEVKEYQKKIFGFEGTVFKKRQELIKPVQDEVYDAIEKVAKKRQLQIVFDKSGELVMLYTNPVHDYTEYVLEELGLASPDKNTAGTRPNTTNVDTPGSQVQSQEGDEVGTSDEGATTQRQAPAARKAAGSKTPAKTQPKKK; from the coding sequence ATGAAAAAATATTTGTTTATTGTTATCTTACTCCTTCTTTTAACCAAAGCTTCTTATGCTCAGAAGTTTGGTTACGTAGATTCAGAGTTTATTTTAAGTAAAATGCCCGCTTACAACTCGGCTCAAAAAGAAATCGATAAATTATCGGCTAATTGGCAGAAAGATATTGAAGGAATGTACCAAAATATTGATAAGATGTATAAAGCTTATCAAGCAGAGGAGGTATTGTTAACGGAGGAAATGAAAAAGAAGCGGCAGAATGAAATTGTAGAGAAAGAAAAAGAAGTTAAGGAATACCAAAAGAAAATTTTCGGTTTTGAGGGTACTGTATTCAAGAAGCGTCAAGAGTTAATTAAACCAGTGCAAGATGAAGTTTACGATGCTATTGAGAAAGTAGCTAAAAAACGCCAGTTGCAAATTGTTTTTGATAAATCCGGTGAGTTGGTTATGTTATATACCAATCCGGTTCATGATTATACCGAATACGTATTAGAAGAATTAGGTTTAGCGTCGCCCGATAAGAACACGGCCGGAACTCGGCCTAATACAACGAATGTAGATACCCCGGGTAGCCAGGTTCAATCGCAGGAAGGCGATGAGGTGGGAACTTCCGATGAGGGTGCTACTACTCAAAGACAAGCTCCGGCAGCTCGTAAAGCAGCGGGTAGTAAAACCCCTGCTAAAACTCAACCAAAGAAAAAGTAA
- a CDS encoding OmpH family outer membrane protein: MNKVKIFIATSLLFVTVHFASYAQSTTPKIGYTNVDYVLSLMPESKQIESDLKTYSAQLETQLQSKVKEFESKGETYQKGAATMTDVIRKDKEKELMNLRSSIEEFQRNAELSLQKKQQTLLEPAYKKMQKAIDDVAKSNGYTYVFNSDAGAGTAAILLHAPEDGNISDLVLKQMGITPPAKGAPAPAVQAPAASNTLPGKAIAPATGKKNK, from the coding sequence ATGAACAAAGTAAAAATTTTTATTGCTACTTCTTTATTATTTGTAACCGTGCACTTTGCGTCTTATGCGCAATCAACTACTCCCAAAATTGGCTATACTAACGTAGATTATGTATTAAGCTTAATGCCGGAGAGTAAACAAATTGAATCAGATTTAAAAACATATAGTGCGCAATTAGAAACTCAGCTGCAAAGTAAAGTTAAAGAATTTGAATCTAAGGGAGAAACCTACCAGAAAGGGGCCGCTACCATGACGGACGTTATCCGGAAGGATAAAGAAAAAGAACTCATGAACCTGCGCTCTTCTATTGAAGAGTTTCAACGCAACGCTGAATTATCTTTACAGAAAAAGCAACAAACTTTATTAGAGCCAGCTTATAAAAAGATGCAGAAAGCGATTGATGATGTAGCAAAAAGTAATGGTTATACCTATGTATTTAACTCTGATGCGGGTGCCGGAACTGCTGCTATTTTATTGCATGCTCCCGAAGATGGTAATATTTCTGATTTAGTTTTAAAACAAATGGGTATTACTCCTCCTGCTAAAGGTGCGCCAGCTCCGGCGGTACAAGCTCCAGCAGCCAGCAATACTTTACCTGGTAAAGCAATTGCTCCTGCTACCGGAAAGAAAAACAAATAA
- a CDS encoding tetratricopeptide repeat protein: protein MIKNWKYILAISASFITSAAFAQSVQDVQRLVEVERYKEAKATLLRLNTSNPNEEVSYNLGDLYLKEGKIDSANVIFTQALAKDDKSARSMVGLGKVALMKGNTAEAERQFEAAIKRTKGKDASIFKLIGQAYADSDVKDITKALGYINEANKNTKNNDAEAHIILGDIHLKNPNGGGEAMTAYDRAIQIDPNNAKAYLKKGQLYVRSKNYNEAQAAFEKVIALNPNYAPAYRDLGEMNYFVGKYDRAVENFKKYRSMAENSVDTQIKYASFLFLTEDYAGTLAEAQQVLQQDPNNLVMNRLLAYSLYKTNKVPEALQAMENYFKIAQADPTKIIASDYAYYGRMLADTGKTTEATANLEKALAMDPENLDVQNEAAAAYVKAKQYDKAIAMYKTKIAAKPSLVDNFKLAEVYAAAEKFDTADSLYAGIIQARPEYATAYLRRAQIAEAKDKGQTGAAKTAYEEYIKVANQDPTKAASNKQGLFIANYYLGFQAYKAKDLATAKTYWTAAKSLDPTNKDVDVALKNIAAAQKRPTASKRK, encoded by the coding sequence ATGATCAAAAACTGGAAGTATATTCTGGCGATTTCTGCTTCTTTTATTACATCAGCTGCTTTTGCGCAATCCGTGCAAGATGTACAGCGTTTGGTAGAAGTAGAACGTTATAAAGAAGCAAAAGCAACCTTACTTCGCCTAAATACATCAAATCCTAATGAGGAAGTAAGTTACAACTTAGGAGATTTATATCTAAAAGAAGGAAAAATTGACTCCGCCAACGTCATATTTACGCAAGCCTTGGCAAAAGACGATAAATCTGCTAGAAGTATGGTGGGCTTAGGCAAAGTTGCTTTAATGAAAGGCAATACTGCTGAAGCGGAGCGTCAGTTTGAAGCAGCTATTAAGCGAACAAAAGGCAAAGACGCCAGCATTTTTAAATTAATTGGCCAAGCCTACGCTGATTCTGATGTAAAAGATATTACCAAAGCCCTCGGATACATCAACGAAGCCAACAAAAACACTAAAAACAACGATGCAGAGGCTCATATCATTTTGGGTGATATTCATTTAAAGAACCCAAATGGTGGTGGTGAGGCAATGACTGCTTATGATAGGGCCATTCAAATTGATCCTAATAATGCGAAAGCTTACCTGAAAAAAGGTCAGTTATATGTTCGCTCTAAGAACTATAACGAAGCTCAGGCAGCTTTTGAGAAAGTTATTGCTCTAAATCCAAATTATGCTCCTGCTTATCGCGATTTAGGTGAAATGAATTACTTCGTAGGTAAATACGATAGAGCTGTTGAGAACTTTAAGAAATATCGCTCAATGGCCGAAAATTCAGTAGATACCCAAATTAAATATGCGTCATTCTTGTTCTTAACGGAAGACTATGCCGGTACGCTAGCCGAAGCTCAACAAGTGCTGCAGCAAGATCCTAATAATTTAGTAATGAACCGTTTATTAGCATATTCTCTGTACAAAACCAATAAGGTTCCGGAAGCCTTACAGGCGATGGAAAATTATTTCAAAATAGCGCAAGCAGATCCAACCAAGATTATAGCTTCTGATTATGCGTATTACGGTCGTATGTTAGCAGATACTGGTAAAACTACTGAAGCAACAGCAAACCTGGAGAAAGCTCTTGCCATGGATCCTGAGAATTTAGATGTGCAAAACGAGGCAGCAGCAGCTTATGTAAAAGCTAAGCAATACGATAAAGCTATTGCGATGTACAAAACTAAAATTGCCGCTAAACCTAGTTTAGTAGATAATTTTAAATTAGCAGAAGTGTATGCAGCTGCGGAAAAATTTGATACAGCTGATTCTTTATACGCCGGTATTATACAAGCTAGGCCAGAATACGCGACGGCTTATTTGCGCCGGGCTCAAATAGCTGAAGCGAAAGATAAAGGACAAACGGGAGCCGCAAAAACAGCTTACGAAGAGTACATTAAAGTGGCTAATCAGGATCCAACAAAAGCGGCTTCTAATAAGCAAGGTTTGTTTATCGCTAATTACTATTTAGGCTTCCAGGCCTATAAAGCCAAAGATTTAGCTACTGCCAAAACCTACTGGACAGCCGCAAAAAGCTTAGATCCAACTAACAAAGATGTAGATGTTGCTTTAAAAAATATTGCAGCCGCCCAAAAAAGACCAACCGCATCTAAAAGGAAATAA